In Rhineura floridana isolate rRhiFlo1 chromosome 1, rRhiFlo1.hap2, whole genome shotgun sequence, the following proteins share a genomic window:
- the LOC133387522 gene encoding maestro heat-like repeat-containing protein family member 7: MLQRLWALIQSRNANVGPTDEESSSSTPEGDPAVSLVALPTARQHMAFHSPQTIGPKSKDQKKAPSKRWGFRLCRGDKDISVGGGENIRPLWDCCGNCKISPQSYKPLEEKQEPEPHCKMDRLDVHSTTIQHSAILSITPESTNTIGSGTAVSSADSLDTTIQTVPSFHSNRTNIIDIDIIINAMECANSGEKDFLNNNNENISFLRAISTCCVTAHKCGEDTLDLPYTKDELTEVLVMVMETLPVHSVPSFVLSCSMLTVYNLSKMKPPLDPQLESGVLRLALHGIFNMETDSGNPHSQALYRSSTDTMEIMLKGLLSEDPTTSHLLFILEHINFWIHSSDTQERSRAINCSTSLLRHALRLSDFDKSGELPALGHHVAQFGICITDPLEDVSCQARLTINCLYELLLHQMGLSMSEAGELWCPKSEDKKMLAYMDSCRVGELFRKIFTEDQKRTFLQTSLLSIFSPQMRISQAGILLVYSLLGKANEIMGDKAEDIENKVYEQLHKIRILREVPEGLQGFRPSKGDVILENKKN; encoded by the exons GCTGCAAAGACTGTGGGCCCTCATTCAAAGTAGGAATGCCAATGTTGGTCCAACAGACgaggaaagcagcagcagtacTCCTGAAGGAGATCCTGCAGTTTCTTTGGTGGCCCTTCCCACGGCCAGGCAACACATGGCCTTCCATAGTCCACAGACAATAGGCCCCAAATCAAAGGATCAGAAGAAAGCACCTTCAAAACGTTGGGGGTTTCGTCTCTGCAGAGGAGACAAGGACATTTCCGTAGGGGGTGGGGAAAATATAAGACCACTCTGGGACTGCTGCGGAAATTGTAAAATCAGCCCCCAGAGCTATAAACCTCTAGAGGAGAAGCAAGAACCAGAGCCACACTGCAAAATGGATAGACTCGATGTCCATTCCACAACAATCCAGCACTCAGCAATACTTAGCATCACCCCAGAGAGCACAAATACAATTGGATCTGGCACTGCAG TTTCATCAGCAGATAGCTTGGACACCACAATCCAGACTGTGCCATCATTCCATTCAAATCGAACCAACATAATAGATATCGACATCATCATTAACGCCATGGAATGTGCTAATAGTGGAGAGAAG GACTTCCTGAACAATAACAATGAGAACATTAGCTTCCTCCGTGCCATTTCTACGTGTTGTGTGACGGCGCATAAATGTGGGGAGGACACACTGGATCTCCCATACACGAAAGATGAATTGACAGAGGTTCTTGTG ATGGTGATGGAAACACTGCCTGTCCACTCTGTGCCATCCTTCGTCCTCTCCTGCTCAATGCTCACTGTCTACAACCTCAG CAAAATGAAGCCCCCTCTTGATCCTCAGCTAGAGTCTGGTGTCTTGCGGTTAGCTCTTCATGGCATTTTCAACATGGAAACAGATTCAGGGAATCCTCATAGCCAG GCACTCTACAGATCATCTACAGACACAATGGAAATAATGCTGAAAGGCTTGCTGTCTGAGGATCCAACTACCAGCCATCTGCTATTTATACTGGAA CACATCAACTTCTGGATTCATTCCAGTGATACCCAAGAGAGATCCAGGGCCATTAACTGCAGCACTTCTTTGCTGCGCCATGCTCTTCGGCTGTCAGATTTTGAT AAGTCTGGTGAGCTTCCTGCTTTGGGACACCATGTGGCACAGTTTGGAATCTGTATCACAGATCCATTGGAAGATGTGAGTTGCCAGGCCAGGCTGACCATCAATTGCCTTTATGAGCTGCTCCTTCATCAGATGG GGCTGAGCATGAGTGAAGCTGGAGAACTGTGGTGCCCAAAATCAGAAGACAAGAAGATGCTGGCTTACATGGATTCCTGCAGGGTGGGTGAG CTGTTCAGAAAGATCTTCACAGAAGACCAGAAGAGAACCTTTCTGCAAACGTCTTTGCTGTCCATCTTCAGTCCCCAGATGAGGATAAGTCAGGCTGGGATCCTCCTAGTATATTCCCTCCTGGGGAAGGCAAATGAGATAATGGGAGATAAG GCAGAAGACATAGAGAATAAGGTCTACGAGCAGCTCCACAAGATCCGGATACTTAGGGAAGTGCCAGAAGGACTGCAAGGCTTCCGTCCAAGTAAAG GTGACGTGATACTTGAGAATAAAAAGAACTAA